Proteins from a genomic interval of Coccinella septempunctata chromosome 2, icCocSept1.1, whole genome shotgun sequence:
- the LOC123306745 gene encoding uncharacterized protein LOC123306745 isoform X2: MLSLGPKFSIPYSKSDFPWLDLMSDIEGFILGQDHLDVDMKNGLRASLCGLAYGFYKRLTNGASLDPFHKYLLFLFRKTKAFLEANPDIYVVNSDKGNKTVVINKSDYDRKLLDLLSDSETYKQLKADPTIGVQVKSNKLIRQLEDFSLVSEIEGKRLRKYNSVPPKIYGLVKIHKTGNPLRPVVSCCNSPTYNISKFLCTVLSRIKHLFPFSIRNSYDLINKINGITNIPDDYVLISVDVKSLFTNIPQDLVERLIKDNWAVYESCVNVPLDVLLNIIKFIFDNSFFQYNKRFYAQVRGTAMGNPASPILAELVMNHLIAFVLSVLNFHIPVVFVYVDDIIMSVPMSRLEEVLRIFNSFHENLQFTHEMEIDGKIPFLDLLLIRDSGGIKTDLYSKPMASHRTLHFNSLHSTSQKIAVVRGIKQKILSLSDTSFHPKNFKQQATILCQNGYPKTLVNKIFYGSKYSTSIPSTDNGSDKEIFRYYKLVYIPKLSQMLIRLMKGTSTIVVSYYNKTVKSLFSRLKDIDPPMRQSGLVYGVGCSNCDAIYVGQTCQYFGSRLRQHQLDCKRQSEATALSQHAKNEGHLFDFENAKILTKETNWFKRSFKEMLLIRKHPNSVNSRSDIGSLSIAYSNLIKEINK; encoded by the coding sequence ATGTTGTCATTAGGCCCCAAGTTTTCCATTCCTTATAGTAAGAGTGATTTTCCGTGGTTAGATTTGATGTCTGATATTGAGGGCTTCATTCTTGGGCAAGATCATTTGGATGTCGATATGAAGAATGGCTTGCGAGCATCGCTTTGTGGTTTGGCCTATGGTTTTTATAAAAGATTAACAAACGGTGCTTCTCTGGATCCATTCCATAAATACCTTCTGTTTTTGTTTAGGAAAACTAAAGCATTTCTTGAGGCCAACcccgatatttacgtggtgaaTTCGGATAAGGGAAATAAGACTGTGGTGATTAATAAGAGCGATTATGATCGTAAGTTGTTAGATCTTTTGTCGGATAGTGAAACTTATAAGCAATTGAAGGCTGATCCAACGATTGGAGTTCAAGTTAAGTCTAATAAGTTGATCAGACAATTGGAAGATTTTTCGTTGGTTTCTGAGATTGAGGGTAAGAGACTGAGGAAATATAATTCCGTTCCGCCGAAGATTTATGGCCTGGTTAAAATACACAAGACAGGAAATCCACTTAGACCGGTGGTTTCTTGTTGTAATTCACCAACTTATAACATCTCGAAGTTCTTGTGTACAGTGTTGAGTAGGATAAAGCACTTGTTTCCGTTTTCCATCAGGAATTCATATGACCTCATCAATAAGATTAATGGCATAACTAATATACCTGATGATTATGTTCTCATAAGTGTGGATGTAAAATCCCTATTCACTAATATACCACAAGATTTAGTAGAACGATTAATAAAAGATAACTGGGCTGTTTATGAGAGCTGTGTTAATGTTCCACTTGATGTGttgttgaatattattaaattcatttttgataacagcttttttcaatataataaaagATTTTACGCACAAGTGAGGGGCACAGCTATGGGCAACCCAGCCTCACCAATTTTGGCGGAATTGGTTATGAATCACTTGATCGCATTCGTTCTGTCTGTTTTGAACTTTCATATACCGGTTGTCTTTGTTTACGTTGATGATATAATTATGTCGGTGCCCATGAGTAGATTAGAAGAGGTATTGAGGATTTTCAACAGCTTCCATGAGAATCTCCAGTTCACACATGAGATGGAAATAGATGGTAAAATTCCATTCTTGGACCTATTGTTGATAAGGGATAGTGGTGGTATAAAAACTGACCTATATTCTAAACCCATGGCATCCCACCGTACATTGCATTTCAATTCTCTGCATTCAACATCGCAAAAAATTGCTGTCGTCAGGGGTATCAAACAGAAGATTCTTAGTTTGTCTGATACATCATTTCATCCGAAGAATTTTAAACAGCAAGCGACCATTTTATGTCAAAATGGTTATCCTAAAACTTTagttaataaaattttttatggttcgaAATACTCAACTAGTATACCTTCGACTGATAATGGTTCCGATAAAGAGATTTTCAGATATTACAAATTAGTCTACATTCCCAAATTGAGTCAGATGTTGATTAGATTGATGAAGGGAACATCTACTATTGTGGTATCATATTATAATAAAACTGTTAAGAGCCTATTTTCCCGTTTGAAAGATATTGATCCCCCAATGAGACAATCCGGTTTGGTGTATGGGGTTGGTTGTTCGAATTGTGATGCTATTTATGTTGGACAAACGTGTCAATATTTCGGATCCAGATTGAGGCAACATCAGTTAGATTGTAAAAGACAATCTGAGGCAACCGCACTTTCCCAACATGCTAAGAATGAGGGACatctttttgattttgaaaatgcGAAGATTCTAACCAAGGAGACCAATTGGTTCAAGCGTAGTTTCAAAGAGATGTTGCTTATAAGAAAACACCCCAATTCTGTGAACTCGAGATCTGATATTGGTTCACTCAGTATTGCGTATTCGAATTTGATaaaggaaataaataaatag
- the LOC123306745 gene encoding uncharacterized protein LOC123306745 isoform X1, with product MLSLGPKFSIPYSKSDFPWLDLMSDIEGFILGQDHLDVDMKNGLRASLCGLAYGFYKRLTNGASLDPFHKYLLFLFRKTKAFLEANPDIYVVNSDKGNKTVVINKSDYDRKLLDLLSDSETYKQLKADPTIGVQVKSNKLIRQLEDFSLVSEIEGKRLRKYNSVPPKIYGLVKIHKTGNPLRPVVSCCNSPTYNISKFLCTVLSRIKHLFPFSIRNSYDLINKINGITNIPDDYVLISVDVKSLFTNIPQDLVERLIKDNWAVYESCVNVPLDVLLNIIKFIFDNSFFQYNKRFYAQVRGTAMGNPASPILAELVMNHLIAFVLSVLNFHIPFVFVYVDDIIMSVPMSRLEEVLRIFNSFHENLQFTHEMEIDGKIPFLDLLLIRDSGGIKTDLYSKPMASHRTLHFNSLHSTSQKIAVVRGIKQKILSLSDTSFHPKNFKQQATILCQNGYPKTLVNKIFYGSKYSTSIPSTDNGSDKEIFRYYKLVYIPKLSQMLIRLMKGTSTIVVSYYNKTVKSLFSRLKDIDPPMRQSGLVYGVGCSNCDAIYVGQTCQYFGSRLRQHQLDCKRQSEATALSQHAKNEGHLFDFENAKILTKETNWFKRSFKEMLLIRKHPNSVNSRSDIGSLSIAYSNLIKEINK from the coding sequence ATGTTGTCATTAGGCCCCAAGTTTTCCATTCCTTATAGTAAGAGTGATTTTCCGTGGTTAGATTTGATGTCTGATATTGAGGGCTTCATTCTTGGGCAAGATCATTTGGATGTCGATATGAAGAATGGCTTGCGAGCATCGCTTTGTGGTTTGGCCTATGGTTTTTATAAAAGATTAACAAACGGTGCTTCTCTGGATCCATTCCATAAATACCTTCTGTTTTTGTTTAGGAAAACTAAAGCATTTCTTGAGGCCAACcccgatatttacgtggtgaaTTCGGATAAGGGAAATAAGACTGTGGTGATTAATAAGAGCGATTATGATCGTAAGTTGTTAGATCTTTTGTCGGATAGTGAAACTTATAAGCAATTGAAGGCTGATCCAACGATTGGAGTTCAAGTTAAGTCTAATAAGTTGATCAGACAATTGGAAGATTTTTCGTTGGTTTCTGAGATTGAGGGTAAGAGACTGAGGAAATATAATTCCGTTCCGCCGAAGATTTATGGCCTGGTTAAAATACACAAGACAGGAAATCCACTTAGACCGGTGGTTTCTTGTTGTAATTCACCAACTTATAACATCTCGAAGTTCTTGTGTACAGTGTTGAGTAGGATAAAGCACTTGTTTCCGTTTTCCATCAGGAATTCATATGACCTCATCAATAAGATTAATGGCATAACTAATATACCTGATGATTATGTTCTCATAAGTGTGGATGTAAAATCCCTATTCACTAATATACCACAAGATTTAGTAGAACGATTAATAAAAGATAACTGGGCTGTTTATGAGAGCTGTGTTAATGTTCCACTTGATGTGttgttgaatattattaaattcatttttgataacagcttttttcaatataataaaagATTTTACGCACAAGTGAGGGGCACAGCTATGGGCAACCCAGCCTCACCAATTTTGGCGGAATTGGTTATGAATCACTTGATCGCATTCGTTCTGTCTGTTTTGAACTTTCATATACCGTTTGTCTTTGTTTACGTTGATGATATAATTATGTCGGTGCCCATGAGTAGATTAGAAGAGGTATTGAGGATTTTCAACAGCTTCCATGAGAATCTCCAGTTCACACATGAGATGGAAATAGATGGTAAAATTCCATTCTTGGACCTATTGTTGATAAGGGATAGTGGTGGTATAAAAACTGACCTATATTCTAAACCCATGGCATCCCACCGTACATTGCATTTCAATTCTCTGCATTCAACATCGCAAAAAATTGCTGTCGTCAGGGGTATCAAACAGAAGATTCTTAGTTTGTCTGATACATCATTTCATCCGAAGAATTTTAAACAGCAAGCGACCATTTTATGTCAAAATGGTTATCCTAAAACTTTagttaataaaattttttatggttcgaAATACTCAACTAGTATACCTTCGACTGATAATGGTTCCGATAAAGAGATTTTCAGATATTACAAATTAGTCTACATTCCCAAATTGAGTCAGATGTTGATTAGATTGATGAAGGGAACATCTACTATTGTGGTATCATATTATAATAAAACTGTTAAGAGCCTATTTTCCCGTTTGAAAGATATTGATCCCCCAATGAGACAATCCGGTTTGGTGTATGGGGTTGGTTGTTCGAATTGTGATGCTATTTATGTTGGACAAACGTGTCAATATTTCGGATCCAGATTGAGGCAACATCAGTTAGATTGTAAAAGACAATCTGAGGCAACCGCACTTTCCCAACATGCTAAGAATGAGGGACatctttttgattttgaaaatgcGAAGATTCTAACCAAGGAGACCAATTGGTTCAAGCGTAGTTTCAAAGAGATGTTGCTTATAAGAAAACACCCCAATTCTGTGAACTCGAGATCTGATATTGGTTCACTCAGTATTGCGTATTCGAATTTGATaaaggaaataaataaatag